From Streptomyces sp. NBC_00775, one genomic window encodes:
- the glgX gene encoding glycogen debranching protein GlgX: MTEAPDITAGRPQPLGSTVDADGVNFSVFSEHATRVDLLLFDHCDDPEPSRTIQLHAETHRSFHFWHCHVRGVGAGQVYAYRMDGPRDTSKSGTRFDHRKVLLDPYARANINSRWERTYAIGLEDNVAHSMRSLVVDLDDYDWEGDRPLRLPMADTVLYELHVRGMTASPTARVASPGTFSGVVEKIPYLKELGITAVELLPVFDFDETQILRTGPDGSKLPNYWGYDPYGFFAPHTGYCTSPHLNTHISEFRDMVKAFHQAGIEVILDVVFNHTSEGNEFGPTISFRGQANEAYYHLWPQDRSHYMDFTGCGNAVNANHPFVAKFIVECLEYWVTEHHVDGFRFDLASELSRGDKGYEMAVPPVLWAIELSKVLAETKIIAEPWDGGGLYQVGRFPGKRWAQWNGPFRDDVRRFVRGDAGLVGEVAKRLGGSEDLFGPQNELPTNSINFITCHDGFTLNDLVSYEHKHNYANGEAEADGASENFSWNCGVEGPSEEHDIERLRVRQIKNLMSVLLLSRGVPMLLAGDEFRNSQGGNNNAYCQDNPTSWLDWDQAEKEQETKDFTRRLIQLRGRYRTFREPRFFNGHLNTRGLPDVTWHGTRLEQPGWEDTNARVLACTLGGFEDDPDLHLILNMYHLGLDFELPRIRGHRWHHVLDTAHRGPHDILPAGKEKPVDGHALHAHGRSVVLLASLPEKPEKPEKDGKKDGSR, translated from the coding sequence ATGACCGAGGCGCCGGACATCACCGCAGGACGCCCGCAGCCGCTGGGCAGCACCGTGGACGCGGACGGCGTCAACTTCTCCGTCTTCTCCGAGCACGCGACACGTGTCGACCTGCTGCTCTTCGACCACTGCGACGACCCCGAGCCCTCCCGGACCATCCAGCTGCACGCGGAGACCCACCGCAGCTTCCACTTCTGGCACTGCCACGTCAGGGGCGTCGGCGCCGGACAGGTCTACGCGTACCGCATGGACGGGCCACGTGACACGAGCAAGTCGGGCACCCGCTTCGACCACCGCAAGGTCCTGCTCGACCCGTACGCCCGCGCCAACATCAACAGCCGCTGGGAGCGGACGTACGCCATCGGTCTGGAGGACAACGTCGCGCACTCCATGCGCAGTCTGGTCGTCGACCTCGACGACTACGACTGGGAGGGCGACCGGCCGCTGCGGCTCCCGATGGCGGACACCGTCCTGTACGAGCTGCATGTGCGCGGCATGACCGCGTCGCCCACCGCGCGGGTGGCGAGCCCCGGCACGTTCTCCGGCGTCGTCGAGAAGATCCCGTACCTCAAGGAACTCGGCATCACCGCGGTCGAGTTACTGCCGGTCTTCGACTTCGACGAGACGCAGATCCTGCGTACCGGGCCGGACGGCAGCAAGCTGCCCAACTACTGGGGCTACGACCCGTACGGCTTCTTCGCCCCGCACACCGGCTACTGCACCTCGCCCCATCTGAACACGCACATCAGCGAGTTCAGGGACATGGTGAAGGCCTTCCACCAGGCGGGCATCGAAGTCATCCTCGACGTCGTCTTCAACCACACCAGCGAGGGCAACGAGTTCGGCCCGACGATCAGCTTCCGCGGCCAGGCCAATGAGGCGTACTACCACCTGTGGCCGCAGGACCGCAGTCACTACATGGACTTCACGGGCTGTGGCAACGCGGTCAACGCCAACCATCCCTTCGTGGCCAAGTTCATCGTCGAGTGCCTGGAGTACTGGGTCACCGAGCACCACGTCGACGGCTTCCGCTTCGACCTCGCCTCGGAGCTCTCGCGCGGCGACAAGGGGTACGAGATGGCCGTGCCGCCCGTCCTGTGGGCGATCGAGCTGTCCAAGGTGCTCGCCGAGACGAAGATCATCGCGGAGCCCTGGGACGGCGGCGGGCTGTACCAGGTGGGCCGCTTCCCCGGGAAGCGCTGGGCGCAGTGGAACGGCCCGTTCCGGGACGACGTACGCCGGTTCGTACGCGGTGACGCCGGGCTCGTCGGGGAGGTCGCCAAGCGGCTCGGCGGCTCGGAGGACCTCTTCGGGCCGCAGAACGAACTGCCCACCAACAGCATCAACTTCATCACCTGCCACGACGGCTTCACCCTCAACGACCTGGTGTCGTACGAGCACAAGCACAACTACGCCAACGGGGAGGCCGAGGCCGACGGCGCCAGCGAGAACTTCAGCTGGAACTGCGGAGTGGAGGGCCCCAGCGAGGAGCACGACATCGAGCGGCTCCGGGTGCGGCAGATCAAGAACCTCATGTCCGTGCTGCTGCTGAGCCGCGGTGTGCCGATGCTGCTGGCCGGCGACGAGTTCCGCAACAGCCAGGGCGGCAACAACAACGCGTACTGCCAGGACAACCCGACGTCCTGGCTGGACTGGGACCAGGCGGAGAAGGAACAGGAGACCAAGGACTTCACCCGCCGCCTCATCCAGCTGCGCGGGCGCTACCGCACCTTCCGCGAACCGCGGTTCTTCAACGGGCACCTCAACACACGGGGGCTGCCCGACGTCACCTGGCACGGCACCCGGCTGGAGCAGCCCGGCTGGGAGGACACCAACGCCCGTGTCCTGGCCTGCACGCTCGGCGGGTTCGAGGACGATCCCGATCTGCATCTGATCCTGAACATGTACCACCTGGGGCTGGACTTCGAGCTGCCCCGGATCCGTGGCCACCGGTGGCACCACGTCCTGGACACGGCGCACCGGGGACCGCACGACATCCTGCCCGCCGGCAAGGAGAAGCCGGTCGACGGCCACGCGCTGCACGCGCACGGCCGCAGCGTGGTCCTTCTCGCCTCCCTGCCGGAGAAGCCCGAGAAGCCCGAGAAGGACGGCAAGAAGGACGGCTCCCGCTGA
- a CDS encoding ABC transporter family substrate-binding protein, translating to MARLRRSWVASGLVMLALVSGCTSSGGAHPDGGTPTKAVEYGSQDINSRPVNQLKQGGTLTLANPQWVTQYNFNQTDGAVDQVEQIDSLVEPVLFRLDAKGVPQADPDYVTSAELTSTSPQTVTYHLNPKARWSDGKPLSVRDFAAQWQALGRGDDRFGIADPSGYDRIKDVRQGADAHEVKVVFSTPYADWQRLFTPLFPAPATGTPDQFNKGWINRIPVTAGPFRIDSIDRTAQTVTAVPDPGWWGTPPRLDKVIFRTLLPDAAQQAYLNGEIDAVNAATTEDYAKLKGAKDSEIRTGSAWDEVHVSLNGVGGPLADIDVRHAVQRAVRREALAQVAAEGLPVGVPLLGNHIFMTNQPGYADHSSPWGTYDLDEARRILDSAGWKSQGDGKPRVKDGKELRLRFVLSNATNRLGLDLAQLIQQMLAQAGVAVDITKVPANDYASKYLFKGNFDMVIFRFTGLTYPGSTVSIYQQPKGEQAFLNYGRVSDAKLDGLLKKAAGTLDRTRATELYNQADAEIWRLGHDVELYQRPQVMAVRKGLANYGVPGLGNIDFAKVGWER from the coding sequence GTGGCGCGTTTGCGGCGGTCCTGGGTCGCGTCCGGTCTCGTGATGCTGGCGCTGGTCTCCGGATGTACGTCGTCCGGCGGCGCACACCCCGACGGGGGAACCCCCACGAAGGCCGTCGAGTACGGCTCCCAGGACATCAACTCCCGCCCCGTGAACCAGCTGAAGCAGGGCGGCACCCTCACCCTCGCGAACCCGCAGTGGGTCACGCAGTACAACTTCAACCAGACCGACGGCGCCGTCGACCAGGTCGAGCAGATCGACAGCCTGGTGGAACCCGTCCTCTTCCGGCTGGACGCGAAGGGTGTCCCGCAGGCCGACCCGGACTACGTCACCTCGGCCGAACTCACCTCCACCTCCCCGCAGACCGTCACCTACCACCTGAACCCGAAGGCGCGCTGGTCGGACGGAAAACCGCTCTCGGTAAGGGACTTCGCGGCGCAGTGGCAGGCGCTCGGCCGCGGCGACGACCGGTTCGGCATCGCGGACCCGTCCGGATACGACCGGATCAAGGACGTACGCCAGGGCGCGGACGCGCACGAGGTGAAGGTCGTCTTCAGCACCCCGTACGCCGACTGGCAGCGGCTGTTCACCCCGCTCTTTCCGGCCCCGGCCACCGGCACCCCTGACCAGTTCAACAAGGGCTGGATCAACCGGATCCCGGTCACCGCGGGCCCCTTCAGGATCGATTCGATCGACCGCACGGCGCAGACCGTCACCGCCGTGCCCGACCCCGGATGGTGGGGCACCCCACCGCGCCTCGACAAGGTGATCTTCCGTACGCTGCTGCCCGACGCCGCCCAGCAGGCGTACCTCAACGGCGAGATCGACGCGGTCAACGCGGCGACGACGGAGGACTACGCGAAGCTGAAGGGCGCCAAGGACAGCGAGATCAGGACCGGTTCCGCCTGGGACGAGGTGCATGTCTCCCTCAACGGAGTGGGCGGTCCCCTGGCGGACATCGACGTCCGGCACGCGGTCCAACGAGCCGTCAGACGTGAGGCGTTGGCGCAGGTCGCCGCCGAGGGACTGCCCGTCGGCGTCCCGTTGCTCGGCAACCACATCTTCATGACCAACCAGCCCGGGTACGCCGACCACTCCTCGCCGTGGGGGACGTACGACCTCGACGAGGCGCGGCGCATCCTGGACAGCGCGGGCTGGAAGAGCCAGGGTGACGGCAAGCCGCGGGTCAAGGACGGCAAGGAGCTGCGGCTGCGGTTCGTGCTGAGCAACGCCACCAACCGCCTCGGCCTCGACCTCGCCCAGCTCATCCAGCAGATGCTCGCCCAGGCCGGCGTCGCCGTGGACATCACCAAGGTGCCGGCCAACGACTACGCCTCGAAGTACCTGTTCAAGGGCAACTTCGACATGGTGATCTTCCGTTTCACCGGACTCACCTATCCCGGGTCGACGGTGTCGATCTACCAGCAGCCGAAGGGCGAGCAGGCCTTCCTGAACTACGGCCGGGTCTCGGACGCCAAGCTGGACGGCCTGCTCAAGAAGGCCGCCGGAACCCTCGACCGCACCCGTGCCACCGAGCTCTACAACCAGGCCGACGCCGAGATCTGGCGGCTCGGCCACGACGTCGAGCTCTATCAGCGCCCCCAGGTGATGGCGGTGCGCAAGGGCCTCGCCAACTACGGGGTTCCGGGCCTCGGCAACATCGACTTCGCCAAGGTCGGCTGGGAACGGTAG